In Triticum urartu cultivar G1812 chromosome 6, Tu2.1, whole genome shotgun sequence, the following proteins share a genomic window:
- the LOC125516583 gene encoding uncharacterized protein LOC125516583: MEKDGEEEEADTDYILLLLLCLIGICTYVLHTKGKVLPKRADYPLFRVNAAQQATRNKDAAGSAEEDGDRLSELPNDLLLNILERADTLDAVRACVLSRRMMKLITMLSRFFLSCSSVPGHHDSARIFDPAEFFRINSAMAHVTDNILRTRSPEITISKLQIRFILTQRDSYMIGESVARAMATQKVDAAEFQILTEKAYLECSPADLLDHAKKFNGFLGACPDAFAGLRRLRLRNMRFAEPDIPNILSACKLLESLHLTHCDSGKNSVLRVEHDQLTELKVEVGKFEIVELACLPKLQQVSYNNWFNSHKDPLYFGFVPQLSKLWLAKTGRRSTRTLQLSQLLGNVPSISDLHLDFQSEKIWVLPESPKLLKPVLNKLQRFNLDNLPEGCDLAWTMFILEAALSLKEMCITVWEHWCNRVMRNKEYQERNGYCEKADMEWKPHAPDFKHKNLVKLTIYGFQADDIFVRFIRCVIKHAVNMAEISLHDRKVCLHCGDLDPKMKCPSRYPWNADEHVQIIEELGMSLPAMVRFLS, translated from the exons ATGGAAAAGGatggggaggaagaagaggcagatACGGACTACA TACTGTTATTACTGTTGTGCCTGATTGGTATTTGTACATACGTACTTCACACGAAAGGAAAGGTTCTTCCTAAAAGGGCCGATTATCCGTTGTTCCGGGTAAACGCAGCACAGCAAGCAACTCGCAACAAAGACGCCGCCGGCAGTGCGGAAGAAGACGGAGACAGGCTTAGCGAGCTGCCCAACGACCTTCTGCTCAACATTCTGGAGAGGGCGGACACGCTGGACGCAGTAAGGGCCTGCGTCCTCTCGAGGCGAATGATGAAGCTCATCACCATGCTCTCGCGGTTCTTCCTGAGCTGCAGTTCCGTTCCAGGCCACCATGACAGTGCTCGTATTTTCGACCCCGCTGAATTTTTCAGAATCAACAGTGCCATGGCTCATGTGACGGATAACATCTTGCGCACAAGGAGCCCGGAGATCACCATCAGCAAGCTCCAAATCAGATTCATCCTGACGCAACGTGATTCTTACATGATTGGCGAATCCGTCGCCCGCGCCATGGCAACGCAGAAGGTTGATGCGGCTGAGTTTCAGATCTTGACAGAGAAGGCTTATTTGGAGTGCTCTCCTGCCGATCTTCTCGACCATGCCAAGAAGTTCAATGGTTTTCTCGGTGCTTGCCCGGATGCGTTCGCTGGCCTCAGGCGCCTGCGTCTGCGCAACATGAGGTTTGCTGAACCGGACATACCCAATATCCTCAGCGCTTGCAAGCTCTTGGAGTCTTTGCATCTGACCCACTGCGACTCGGGGAAGAATTCCGTGCTGCGGGTAGAACATGATCAGCTTACTGAGCTCAAGGTCGAGGTTGGGAAATTTGAGATAGTTGAGCTGGCATGTCTACCAAAACTCCAACAGGTGAGCTATAACAATTGGTTCAACTCTCATAAAGATCCCCTGTATTTTGGTTTTGTACCACAGCTTTCAAAGTTGTGGCTTGCTAAAACGGGCCGCCGATCGACTAGGACTCTTCAGTTAAGCCAGCTCCTTGGTAATGTTCCTTCCATAAGCGATCTGCATCTGGATTTTCAAAGTGAAAAG ATTTGGGTTCTGCCAGAAAGCCCGAAGCTGCTCAAGCCTGTGCTCAACAAACTACAGCGTTTCAATCTGGATAATCTTCCTGAAGGATGTGATTTAGCTTGGACAATGTTTATTCTTGAAGCTGCACTGTCCCTAAAAGAGATGTGCATCACGGTATGGGAACATTGGTGCAATAGGGTGATGAGAAACAAAGAGTATCAGGAGAGAAATGGTTACTGTGAAAAGGCAGACATGGAGTGGAAGCCACATGCCCCTGATTTCAAGCACAAGAACCTGGTTAAGCTCACCATCTACGGCTTCCAAGCAGACGACATCTTTGTGCGATTCATCAGGTGTGTCATAAAACATGCAGTTAATATGGCAGAGATATCCCTGCATGACAGGAAGGTGTGTCTGCACTGTGGTGACTTGGATCCCAAGATGAAGTGCCCATCGAGATATCCATGGAACGCTGATGAGCACGTGCAGATCATTGAAGAATTGGGGATGTCTTTGCCTGCTATGGTTCGCTTCCTGTCGTAA
- the LOC125513912 gene encoding uncharacterized protein LOC125513912 has product MIMLVNLMNPCQTYTLIRGSNMLYCKVQVLKIIGDDVGAETELIVPLISQHLRSLEVHHVLVEKDFVDFSSCPMLEELKMQHCGLWVCKMSFPSLKRLWLTECNFPEAYRVCISAPSLVSLRLHDSGGKTPLLESMPLLDTASLDLSGRCNDKCRGCGGDPSCEGCHGYPAGSYHSVLLNTLSNAVNLELKDQPEVYIYKRDLECCPIFGRLKTLLLDMWCRATDLHALVCILQHTPVLEKLTLQLRSDWNLLSAARGERKHVRIEQSFSCVHLQEVSIECEEKLRVKDKVNQIVKIMTRNGVLTENISFKKIPRPEVYHLVCVSPRAFDPYWSGED; this is encoded by the exons GTGATGATGTGGGAGCGGAAACTGAGCTCATCGTGCCTCTCATCTCCCAGCACCTGAGGAGCCTGGAAGTTCATCATGTTCTGGTGGAAAAGGATTTTGTTGATTTTTCAAGCTGTCCAATGTTAGAAGAACTGAAGATGCAGCACTGTGGCCTTTGGGTGTGCAAGATGTCGTTTCCATCGCTAAAGCGTTTGTGGCTTACTGAATGCAACTTCCCTGAGGCGTATCGTGTTTGTATTTCTGCACCCAGTCTTGTTTCACTGCGTCTGCATGACAGTGGAGGCAAGACTCCTTTGCTTGAAAGCATGCCATTGCTTGATACAGCGTCCCTTGACCTTTCTGGTCGATGCAATGATAAGTGTCGGGGTTGTGGTGGTGATCCAAGCTGTGAAGGTTGTCATGGTTATCCTGCTGGGAGTTATCATAGTGTCCTTTTGAATACTTTGTCCAATGCTGTAAATTTGGAGTTGAAAGATCAACCTGAAGTG TATATCTACAAAAGGGATTTGGAATGTTGCCCCATATTTGGCAGATTGAAGACTCTTTTACTCGACATGTGGTGCAGGGCTACTGACCTGCATGCACTAGTTTGCATTCTGCAGCACACGCCAGTTCTTGAAAAGCTCACTCTCCAGCTTCGTAGCGACTGG AATTTGTTAAGTGCAGCCCGAGGTGAAAGAAAACATGTTCGAATAGAGCAATCATTTTCATGTGTGCATCTTCAGGAAGTCAGCATTGAATGTGAAGAGAAACTAAGGGTCAAGGATAAGGTCAACCAAATTGTGAAGATCATGACTAGAAATGGCGTACTTACTGAGAACATCAGTTTCAAGAAGATCCCAAGGCCAGAAG TCTATCATCTTGTGTGTGTATCACCTAGGGCCTTTGATCCCTACTGGTCCGGTGAAGACTAA